The Acropora muricata isolate sample 2 chromosome 7, ASM3666990v1, whole genome shotgun sequence genomic interval TTTGCTGTTTGATAGCCACTAAGTAACAACAAACATCTGAGATGTGATGAAATGGATTAGGATGATCATATGACCGTAGCCAAGCCATGGGTAAAATATCTGCAGTAGTTCCTTCTGCCTCGAATGGCTTGCTCTCTCAAGAAATTGTCTTGGATAATGACTCTTGGACTCTGCAGCATGAGGTCTTTGGTCCTCTGAAATGATATTTCTCCACACCGTGATTCTTGTCGCCATCCAGTACTTTGATGAAATGGTTAATAACATattaaaataatgaataatttgATAAAAGAAGATATAGGTAGGTAAACTATCTATCTACAAAATATTGGTAGGTAAGCTAAAACTGTCTCTTTACAAAACGTACAGTTGCTTACGAAGAGTTACTTTCTATTTACTAAATGTCCTATTTATAAAACCTACAGTTGAGTCATATGATGAGGACAACAGCATGTCCTGTAGGTTCTTCCGTAAAATAGGTAGGAATTCTTACATCCTTATTTTATCTGGTAGATTATTCCATTGTTTACTAGCCTGATACTTGAAGGAATGTAGCATATAACATGAGGTTGGTCTAGGAATAAGAACCTTATGATGGCTCCTTAGGCTGTAGCCATTGCTACACAGAGTAAACATTCCCTGAATGTAGTTGGGTGCCTCCCCATAAATACTTTTATATACTATTATGAGTGCTTGTTCTATACGTTGCTGTTCCAATTTTTTAATATGTGCAATTTTAAGTTACTCTTCGTAAGCAATTGATTTAGAGTGATTGAGAAGTGTCCATAGGGCGAATGCATTGGTTGACTCTAGTTATGCAGGCAGACCTTTACTTAGACCTATGAACAGTGGTGATGCGTattcaaagtgaggcaaaatgAATGCTTTGTACAGCTTAACCGTAGTATCTTAGGGTGTAAATTTACAAATACGACGAAGAATTGatacttttattttcactttctgacaaatttctttaacatATGCTTTAAAAGACGGGAATTGTCTATCATTACTCTGAGGAGCTTGATCTGCAAAACATAATCCAGTTGGTTGCTGTCAATATCAAAAGACGTTGTAGAGTTACTCTGTTGAAGACCATGGATTGGGACTTACTATGACTGATCGCCAGAAGGTTCTTACGAAACCAGGAAACGAGTAGATCAAGGTCGTTTTGTAGATTCATTTGCAAGGTGGATGGGTAAAGGCTTGGAGAGTACCCTGTTGTGTCATCGGCGTAGAATCTTCTTTCGGAAcatgaaatatttaaaaaattcgcatcattcatatatatatttaacccCTTGACTGCCGGTACCATTTGTAACCAGTATGCCAGGCCATTTTTGCTGAAAACAGGCATCTTCAAAAAAACTTcaaacaaactgaaaattacttGTCTAAGCTGTTTAAACCTATACATTTTCTGACAGGTCTTTAAAATGTCTCTTCCATGATATCCATTTCAATGTAATAGATGTAATTTAATATCCTTATGACATCATAACCGTGGGAAAATTATCATTTCTAGCTTTTTTTCCCTACATTATCAAATCCCCTAGCTCATAAACATCTCTAAACTGGTACTGAGTGACACAAAATTATTTGCATGACATAAGATGAAAATCTCCTGAAGATACAATGTCACATGAGTAAGttatatgttaaaaaaaaagatggaaCTTACACTGTAGTACACAGTGTAAGTGTGCTACACTTTTCAATGCTGCTGGTATATACTTAAGACAAAGAATATTATGCACactgaaataaagttattatacCAAAATCTCTACTACAATGTGTTAGTGGTAGGTCACTTTTTCCAAGTGTTGGCTTAATACTCCAAGTTTGTGTGGTAAATTCTGAAGCATGGGTAGTAAGAGAGACCTGGTGTGCTGGGGCAGCTTGGGCAGTAGTAGCGGGTTTCCTTTCTGATATTCTTCTTGTAACATACTTTGCATCTCTTCTGTGCTTTCTGTTTGCCCTCTGTTGGTGGAATTTGCTCAACAAAGTGCCTTTCTGTAAGTCTGACAACATTTTCCTCTCTTGGAATATCATGATGGGCGCCATTGTCCTGACCAAATACAAGGACGGAAATGACATCAAGCTGAAATTCCAAAAAGCGCTTTCGACCCCCATCTTTCTTGAAAAGCAGGAAACTGTTAAGCATTGCAAGCTGCAGGAAGTGGATTGCTAACTTTTTATACCACTTTAGAGACTTTCTTGCAATTTCATATGGCTGCAGCAACTGGTGTGTGCGATCCACACCCCCCATATACTTGTTGTAATCTGAAAtgcattttggtttttgctgggCTGCATTTCTTTTCCCTTGAACCATTTCTTCATTGTGAATTGTTTAGAGCATGGTGACATCTCTCTTGTCCTAGAACTTAAGTGCAAGAAGTTCACTGCTCCTGTATGCACTGACTTCACCTCTCCTCAATTTTGCCTGTTTCACTGGTTCGGGGAAACCCCTGCGATTGATCCTTACTGTTCCACAGGCTTGGGTGTGATGCTCATAAAGGTATTTGAAGAGTGTTATACTGGATTACCAATAATCAATGTATAAATGGTAGCCCTTCTCAAGCAAAGGCTCCATGAGATCCACAACAACTCTTTCTGAAACAGACAGGGCACCTTGATTTTGTGGGGAATTTTCCTTGCCGGTGTAAATTTTGAATCTGTATATGTAGCCACTGTCTTCGCACAACATAAAGCATTTTATACCAAACCTCTTTTGAGGGGTATATATTGTTTGAATGCAAGGCGTCCTTTCCATAAAAGAAGAGATTCATCAATTGAAATGTTACATGATGGAGTATACACCTCTCCGAATTTCTCACAGAGGTGATCCAACAGGGGACGTATCTTGAAAAGTTTATCAGGAAAAGGAGCATCTGCAGCAGGCATCTGAGTGTTATCATTGAAATGCAGAAATTTCGATAACAATTGGAATCTGTTTCTGGTCATTATTGCACCAAACAAAGGAGTGAAATACAGAGAGTCCTTAGACCAGTACAAGTGAAAAGCAGGTTTTCGTATGATCCCTGTTAGAAACAACAGTCCaagaaattgtctcatttcatTTGGATCAGTGGGGTACCAGTCGTTTACACGAGACCTCCTTCTTGTAGCACTGGCAGAAATGAATTGTTCAGCAAAACGATTTGTttcagaaacaaaataattcagGAGGTCATCATTTATGAACAGGGAAAAGTAATGAAAAGCCTCAAATCCTGGTGTTGGTACCTGTATTCCACTGTTCGCAGTAAAAGGAATGGCACGTGGCCTCTCCCTGTGGGCAGCAGTCCACACTAAAGCaggctgctgttgttgttgttgtcgccaAGGCCGCTTTTGTCGCTGATGTGAATTGGCATCATTGTTAGTCACTTCGTCTTCGCTCTGTTGGGAGCCATTGCTGGAATCTGTGTCTTCACCATTTTCAGATAAATTGTACCCTGGATCATCCCTCACACTTTCTGAATCACTGCCAGGCTCAAACTCGCTGTCACTGGATGATCTTTTACTTCCCGAATCATTCCATACACTTGCTAATACATCGTCTGTAGTGTATCCAGACATTAGTTcggtttttctttcaaaacataaaGTAATTCACAGGTTTGTGGAAGCAATTTTTGCAACACGAACCAAGCAAAACATGaaaccaagatggcggacaaaACTCGGACAAAAGATGTGAATAAGTTCCCAGATTGTCTCGGGAACGAAAAACTAGTTACCAGTCTCCAACAAAATCTACTGTGGTTGTCAGGCGCCGATTCAAATTGTTTCTGGTGTGCCGAGAGATTCACATGAAGTCTTAAAATCTTGACGTACTCAGTATGTCATATAGGCACctgagaggaaaaaaaacatgacgTACTCAGTACGTCATATAGGCACTCAAGGGGTTAAGAGGAGGGGCCCAAAAAGATGATGGTGCTCAAAATcaaagaagagaaagagaaaccaACAAGGCATAGCCTGCCAAGCATGAGCTTCCCTTCCCATTGCCCAACGAACAGGTGCTCAGTATCATTGTGCATTACATATTGGCAACCTGTCTCATTGTGTGCAGATACCCACATTCAGTCAATAGAAATTTAACAGACAGTCAACTAAACATTGCTTAGTTCACCCACCTGTACTTTCGAATTCTGCACCGTCACTGCCTGTCGCTTGCTTGGCTCCTAATTTGGGGTACCTTGTCATCTACCTGATAAATAAGATGCCTGACCTGTTCAGGAAGCGTCTGTGAAATGGATTGCACTTGGTCCCACAGCCTTATGAATTCCTCCAGTAGAGGCCTTGGCAAGCAAACGAAATCCATGAAAAGCGAGGAATTTCTTACCTTTGTATGAAACAACCTGAGTACAAACCAACTTCATAAAGAACCAATTGTAGATAATATAAATTAGTGAATTAAGAACTACAAAAACACTGAAAAATAAGAAATGATGAATACCCCTCTAAACATGATCGAATATCCCTCCAATGAGAGTTTTCGGGTTCAAAATTTCCCTCATGTTTGACAACGATAGAGAAAACTTTTTGCATGAGAAGCTTCTACCAGAAAAGGGTATATTTCACTGAACATGTGATTAAATGGACCCAAAACAAGAATTCATTGGCTAGTAACCCTGGCATCAATCGCTATTCCATGACAACGgatgatatcattgttttgtggaaTAAAGAtcgctggaagactcaggacagCATCCTATGTGAAAAATTTTCggcattctgccgtcctgagtcttccagccatCCTGTTGCGGAAGCTCCCTAGTAACGCTGGGCAAGAGGCATGATTGTGAAGGCTTGGTTAAAAGTAACAAATCATGATAAGCGGTACTCGAATCTGAGACTTCTGAAAATGGTTGGTACATGCGTTTTACTATGTCTTGAAGACACTTTCATACAGCTTTACCAAAAATTACTCAAACAAAAAtgtgaacaaaaaaattgattgcTTTGTAAAAGAGTAATAGACACTACACGGGATACTAATGTCATGAATGTTTCATATTTTGGGTAAAGAGGctaaaaatgaaatgcaaagtaAGTTATCAGACAATCAAACAACCCAATTTCCAGATTTCCGTTTGCTTGGCAAGGTACGGCCCAAGGCGTGCAAGCTTTGTGGGGGGCAAACAAGGTTATAAATCCTTGTTTTCTAACATGTTCCAAGAAGGGGAGAGGATGTCGACCCTTACAGTAGATTGACTAAATCAGACTTTATCAACTTTATTAATTAAGAAGTTATGTTATGTCCCATACAGTAGGCTGATTAAGCAAGACAACTGGAACCTAGTTTTCGTTGCAGGAACTAAATCTTTTTGTATCATTGTGTTCCAATTAGGAAACCAACAACCTTTTTTCTCTGGAAAAACGAAGTTAACGCTAAAATGGTTGACAAACATTCACCCCCTTGTTTAATGAGATTGTATTTCATACCCAAaatgttaaatttcaaaaatgaCGAAGCATTTAGATACTCGAGAATGAAATACAAATAATAAACTAACTAAACGTTGTAGACAATGGTTTATTTCCAATTATATCAATTCTGTGAAGGTGCCTCCCTGTTAAATTCAACCCTAACGGTTCAACCCTGCTTAGCAGTAAAAGGGTTTATGTAAGGTTACAGTCAGGGGTTGTTCTTCATGCACTAAGCTTCACGCCCAAAGACCTATAGTATAAATGAAGCACAAACTTGGGCAGATTCTTTCGGCTCTAACTGCTTAAAGGTGGTGGGTAAAAAGTAAACACTCAAGTCATGCCATAtctaaaatgaaatttattacCTACGATGGTATACATCGATTGATCACTCTGAAAGTCAATTGTAACTACCCGTaagtagcctgcgtagcaagcgttcctgttcgaAAGAAGAGCTCCCAAACGATTTTCCCGCAAACAAGCCGCGCGAAAGTTGAGTCGAGAGATTGAGGGAACGCTTACAAAAAGACcccctatttttgaaaaaccCGTTCGCCCACAAACTGGGGCCTCTGATTGGTGCGGCATAGTCACAATGATTGACAGGTGACACTTTTCCGCGCAAATTTTGCTTGCCACTTCCTGCGTGACAAAATGGCGGAAGATGTGGAAGGTTTTGAATCGTGTTTGAGTGAAGTTCTGTTGAAACTGAGCGAATCGGGTCTCTCGTTTACGTTGAAAAGGGAGCAAGAACTGGCAATGCGCCATCTTTTCAATGGTAAAGATGTAATGGCCGTCTTACCAACAGGATTTGGGAAAAGTTTAATCTTTCAGCTGTTTGTTATGATGTGTGGAGTCCGAAGTAAAAGAAGAGGAGAATCAGGCTTCTCTAGTATCATCGTGATTTCGCCATTACAAAGCATCATAGGCGATCAAGTGATAGAGGTAAATTCTATGGGAATGACGGCCTGCATGTGACTTAAATGAAAATTTAGACTGCTTGGACGATATCCATCATGGGAAATTCAACATTATTTACGCGTCAACTGAAGCCGCTTTGGATAAGCGTTTCCTTAATTCACTGAAAGCGAAAGATTCCTTATTTAACAAAACTTTGGCGGCGCTTATTGTCGACAAAAGTCATACATTAGAAACTTGGACTGGACTGAGGAAAGCTATTCGTTCAATTCTCTTTTCATATTAAAGCTCGCGATTTCATCCGGTTCGCTCAAAAGCAAAATACTTTCAGACTTTAAATAATTGGCAACTTCTTcctaaacattaattttttcttcagCGATTTAACAACCTCTAGCTTAAGTTCCTTATGTCTTAGTATGGTGTTTGCGGCCGCTTGCCAATTTTTATTACAGACTTGCCGCACTATTTGTTTACTTCCTACGTCCTGAGGAATTCTTGCTGTCGGCTTTCCGGTGCCATCAACGATCACTACTTTAACTTCCATTGACCCATCATCATAAATCGTCCATGTTTAACTTGGAATCAATGCTATCTTTTATTTGCTGTGCCTCATCGGTTGTAGTTGGAAAATGCAAAGACTTTCGAGAAGGTTTTTGCGAGGCGGGGGAATTGACACGAACATTCTTGCGACAAGGATTACTGCCTGGCGGCGTATCGAGCAACCTCTTCGATGGTCTCCTGGTCTGCTCTTGAGTTTTGCATTCAGCACCCATTGAACTTTGTATGAGTTTGTATAATGTTCCCAAATTTCGTATTTTCCGAGCGCAGGGATTGCATACACGGTCTGAAATTAAGCTGTTTTCGACAACTTCTATGCCAACCGCTCTGTGAATATCAGCAAGAATTTGTCCATAAGTATCTCTTCTTTTCGATGCCTTAAACAAATTCTCGGAAGAAATATAATCAGTCTTACTAGGCTGAGAAGCTGCTGTTCCaaatttaactttaaaattacTCCGAGAAACTCTGCACTGATTGCTCGGTGTCTCTTTTGGCTTTGACATCGCACTTTTTTGGTGCCTCGGTTTGTTTTTAGGGAAGTAAACATGTTTTAACGAGGTTATCTGTTATTGGCTAATATGTTAATAAGACGTCAATCAGCGTGTGTCAAGAAAGGTGGGCGTTTTTCAAAAATAGAGGGTCTTCTTGCAAGCGTTCCCTCAATCTCTCGACCCAACTTTCGCGCGGCCTGTTTGCGGAAAATCGTTTAGGGGCTCTTCTTtcgaacaggaacgcttgctacgcaggctagccCGTAAGCTACCAATACTTCCTGTACCTGAATGCTTGTGTTAGGGTTCTCTTCACATTATCATTGAACAGAGTACACGCTGTTTGCAAATTTGACAACAAACACTAATGAGTTAGAACAAAAACTGCACCGATAAAGTGGGTTCAAGCAAGTGTCATCGTGACTGCTAGCacgaaaatgaacaaattgtaATTGGCACAATTGAAATAGGGAGGGCGGGTAGCGATTGCTTATAGCCGtacaatcatcatcatcaactgTCTGGTAGAAAGCACTATAATTTGATTTCACTATATTCTGATTTCATTAAGGCATTTAACAGAAACCTAGCTTTCAGTATTATTTGTTATAACTACTTAACAATAGTAATCCACAGCATTATCTTCAAATCCTTACCGACATGCGACACATGCTTTATTCCAAGACGAATTGATTTGttgaatttctcttttttcttttttgctgcaAGCATATTTGCTGAGATTTTTGTTCTCATTAAGTTTGATTTATAGTCTTGTTAATCAACCTAGCACTAGTGATCAATGTCCTTGACATGTAGATAAAAGAATTACTTTGTTATTGTGAAATTGAATAAAACTCAGTGCAGTGTGGCATTGAGCAGTACTGAACTTTGCTACTTTAACAGAAACCTAgctttgagttttctttcttaTAACTACTTAAAAATAGTAACCAGCCACAACATTATCTTAAGATTTTTACCGACATGCAACACATGCATGATATTTATTCCTAGATTTGAATTGagttgttgaattttgctttctttattttttgctgCAAGCATATTTGCTGAGACTTTTGTTCAATTGTGAAATTGATCCTTTTAGAACCAGACAGTATGTATAGTCTATGTCATAAGTCTATGTATAAGATATGTGACAAGTAGATATTTTTCACATAGTGACCTTATTGGAAGACTATGTAATACATACGCGTTgactatttaattttaatttaaacacTATGTTTTTGCTAGTCAAATGGAACCTTCACATAGTATATGTAAAAGCTATTTATATTAGGACATACATACTCTTGAACTAGGTTTTGAGCAGTAGTGGGAAACCATGAAAATAGATATAACATTCCTTTTAATCCAATTCACATAGCACTCTGTGAGGTCAAAATTGTCTTGGGTAGTTGACATAGCACTGACATAGCACTGACATAGCACTGACATAGGGACAATATAGGGATTAAATAGTGTTGAACTAGGTTTTGAATACCAGTAGGAAACTATGAAAATTGGGATAACATAAATTTTACATAGTCTCTGCATATGCTTCAAATCCTATTCACATCACAATGGTACAGGGAAAATACAGGAAATAGACAGTCCTCAACTATGTCTTGAATAGTAATGGCAACCCATGAAAACAGGGATAACACAAATATGAAATAATTTGTGAATATGCATCAAATCCAATTCACATAGCACTTGGAGAGCTTGGGCAATTATATAcccttacgaaaatagtgcctattttaaatattttttttttccttctttacatcctattttatacctgtgtgaaaactattttattcctatttttgatagtcaatttatgctattttaatactattttgaaacaaaaaatagggtaAAAATAGCTttggctgacagagataactagatgcaaaatagggttaaaatagcactgcactgcaaaaagttattgccataaaataagagaaaatatgtttaaaatggGTATAAAGTAGATGAAAAATTCTCTCTCAATaactttaaaatagaaaataagtttTAAATTAAGCTAATATGAACAGTGATCAAGACAGCCATCAACAGGTTTAAAATAACataaaattagctttaaaatagcaatAATGCAAGTACAAagtaggtttcaaataaatgtttcaaccaatgttgatgatcaaatgcactaCATGCAAGAGTCTTAAAAGTTTGAAACTTTTATGTTATTCAAATTCTTTTGagtgacagactacccaatcTAGTGTCAAGAAAAGTGACATTAGATTGACAGCTTTCGTGTAAGGTCAAGGGACACTACCAAAAAGGGAACAAACGAACAAACTGTGTGAGTCCACAAGGTCTagtgagaaattttttttgacattttacaaaaaaGCCATCGGATATTAGGGTATCTGTCAATATTTATGGGAAAAGTTATTACCGTTCTTCACTTAAAGAGACTTGAGAATGATCAAACAGGCGCTTTTAACTTAAATCATGCTTTATCTGGCGATTCCAGTGCAtgatcggtcatctttcgtctctcagagcaaaatacctGCGgtaaaagtcgtctttgattgaaacCATGAAGTTATAAGAAGGTAACGGGACTCAAAACATTGTTAATGATGCAACTTTAAgcaatctactgaaaacaagtttttcatttaacgttgatcgcGGAATTATGTTCGTAACTTCTACGCCGGGCAGAGGTGAGAAATCGATCGGCAGCTGATTTACATTTACACTcctggaaagcttccatccatgcatataaaatCTACtcggaaggctggaaaattgacAAGTAATAGACTTGAGAAACcccaagttttctgttttcattcttgaacgtgtgACGACCTCATGTGACAAGAAGTTCTGATAAAGCCTAGAGTTCAATAtagtacccagttttcctgACTGAGTCACACCAGTCTTGCTCGACTtgaaaaaatttcttggttaactcttcgaggttggagggttttttatattggatcgaataatcataataattatacatgcaggaattagatatttttgtttaaatttaccatttgaaaatgtaaatgaagaTAAAAATGTCATTCATACAACAAGGCAAGAATTAATATAGATTATTAACAGCTGTACGTATGGAAAGAAACTCAGAATATCTTTAATTAATAGACTTCGTAAGGCTATGTATAGTTGTCCCGATTTACTCGCTGAGGTAAACAAACTGTTCAACTACAAAAACTGTAGCTATCAAGATGATATGTTGCTTTGATGGACAAGATTACAGTATGTAGGTGATCCAGATTATACGAATTTGCAGTGTTGCCGTTAAGTCATAACAATTATCTAATACTTCAGAGAAAGGAATTTTTTATGCAATCTGACATTAAATTAGCCTCCATGCACAAAAGTACCTGTTATTGCCTCCACGACATCCTGATCAAGGTCATGCAGCCTTCTCCCTTTTAATTCCTCTTTTGGGTAAAATATCCCAAGGAGGGCACAGGCAAGTGCTGTTCGTGTTGCTGCATCCTTTACAGCTGCCTTCATTTTGATAGGGCAACACCAGACTCCACTTGATATTTCTTCCCACTATTATGtcaggaaaaaaatacaaatcatGAAATTAATACTAATCACTAGGTTACTGATAAGTCTCATCAATGACTGTGATGTAAACGGCCATTTGTAGTTATCTCTATTCTTCTTTTAACCAtactgtttgtttatttgtttcacTTACTTTCCTTCTACtttatctttttttgttgttgttcaataAAATGTTTAGAACTTACATTTTTAGCAACACCAACAGACCTTGGGACCTTTCCATACTTTGCAGAATCGACACTTGATGTGCTTGGCGGCATGGCTTTCAGTGTCCCATTGCAAAAGATGaattaaaccaaaaaaaccccTTGAACACATGTTCTGTTTATCAATGCTAAAGTGGTAATAAAGAGATTCCTGAAGGGAATGACTATGATTCAAAAGACCTACAACTGCCAGGCATGTCCAAGTCACACTCTCTTGTCAGACGTTAATCACAATGCCAGTCTTGGTTATTGTCACTGTTTTGACAAACATTAAAAGGATTGGTAACCCTATCATGAATTTAGACTCACTCAATTCTGCTTGTACTTCTTCCAACTCCATTTGTACTCTCTCCACCTCTTGCTTGGCATCCCTCAAGTGATCCTCTAATATCTTTTTCTCTTCCCTACACACAACACTGGTACACTGTGGAGGCTGGTGCTGTTTGGGCTGTTTTCCTCCAAAATGTGGATGGGCAAGGGTTCTCGTGGAATGGGCATTGTTTGTTGGTGGATTTGGCCCCAAAAGGTCTGATCTGACAAGTTCATCATGTTGAGAGAGGATGTTCAAGTCCCTTTCTTTTTGTGCTGATGACACTTTCTGTCTTTTTTCTGTTCTCCTTCCCTGTGCAAGTGCTGTAGGAAACCGGTACTTGCTTACTTTTTTTCCCTAAAGTGTTAGGgtaaaaaataaaccaaaacacAGTGACTACCTTCCAGACAACAGATGACAAACACTCAAGAACATATAACCCAAAGTCTACCTCTCTGCGAATAAAAAAAAGGCTTTGTGTCCACCTTTCAACTTCTCTGCACACATGTTAATGTATGTGCAGTGTAACATGACAATGTCTTCGTTTAATTATGTATTGACATATTAAAAATATAACATGACAATGTCTTCATTTAATTATGTATCGATACATTAGAAATATAGAGTTCCTCAGATACTTATTAAACTGGCTTAATAACCTCATTCATCACAGTGCAGATGTGAGATATTTGGATATAAGTTTTCTTAAGATGGTGTTGGCAACTTCATGAATGCAAATAGAAATAAATCCTCTTCAAACACCAAACAGATTTGCAAGTACAAGAACAAGGCAACGTCTTTCTTCACTTCAAGCGCCTTCCACTTCAAGGTATCTTGAGGTACAAGATCATCTTGCAGTTCCTCAACAAGGAACTGGAACATGGTCCAGGATATATGAAAgttaacatacatacatactgtaTTAATGTGACCAACACTTAGCTATAAAGCTAGTTTACAGGTCAGTCACggaaggaagaaaaagaaaaaaaagtaatacaaAAAGAGTCAA includes:
- the LOC136923313 gene encoding piggyBac transposable element-derived protein 4-like, with the protein product MVQGKRNAAQQKPKCISDYNKYMGGVDRTHQLLQPYEIARKSLKWYKKLAIHFLQLAMLNSFLLFKKDGGRKRFLEFQLDVISVLVFGQDNGAHHDIPREENVVRLTERHFVEQIPPTEGKQKAQKRCKVCYKKNIRKETRYYCPSCPSTPGLSYYPCFRIYHTNLEY
- the LOC136923314 gene encoding piggyBac transposable element-derived protein 4-like; translation: MSGYTTDDVLASVWNDSGSKRSSSDSEFEPGSDSESVRDDPGYNLSENGEDTDSSNGSQQSEDEVTNNDANSHQRQKRPWRQQQQQQPALVWTAAHRERPRAIPFTANSGIQVPTPGFEAFHYFSLFINDDLLNYFVSETNRFAEQFISASATRRRSRVNDWYPTDPNEMRQFLGLLFLTGIIRKPAFHLYWSKDSLYFTPLFGAIMTRNRFQLLSKFLHFNDNTQMPAADAPFPDKLFKIRPLLDHLCEKFGEVYTPSCNISIDESLLLWKGRLAFKQYIPLKRGLV